The following coding sequences lie in one Flavobacterium cyclinae genomic window:
- a CDS encoding S8 family serine peptidase: protein MKIKVLLFISILFSVLVFSQTKEDVDKIIKNYDFEKIKELEVTYKKKEEAEKKAAYEAAKINGWPVIIEKEDGTFQELMKLTPDGYPVYYSTNNVAAARSTRTNFLNTGGGLGLSLDGQNMVARVWDGGTARRTHNGFSGRVTTVDDISGTSYSSHATHVTGTILALPWDLTSANVKGMATQATARTFNWDNDESEALSEVLEGMTISNHSYGVPIGSGTSVLPAWYIGAYTVSARNWDEITYLAPYYLPVMSAGNDGLNNNNSNPISIGFDKLTGNKTSKNTLIVANAQDANIATDGSLISVSINSGSSQGPTDDRRIKPDITGNGTGVTSVISTNNTATDTYSGTSMSSPNVAGTLLLLQQHYKNLTNSFMKSATLRGLACHTADDAGVVGPDPRFGWGLLNAKKAVETISGNGLNSWISENKLLQDEIFTMTVTSEGGVSNPLIASITWTDLPGEANYGNLGDNYSEPVLVNDLDIRITKDGVTTFYPWKLPSNPSSLAIRSSDNNVDNIEIIKIDNPTAGDYVISVSHKGTLVSGSQNYSLIVTGITSNFGIISNSDDVELCENQSATYTFDYIQNRTTTTTNFSPIGIPAGANYSISPTSLSSNGTVTLTVSNLPAVTPGEYSVGIVGNNGIETETRTKFLKLYSGTFAPVSILSPTNGFNGTATTVNLRWQPNSNVENHLVQVSTSPTFSSYVVNQSTSNSNYIVSGLNQDTMYYWRIVPSNRCGAENENSAVVNSFRTGILSCGNTFSATDFSDAVLADVANSSASVPVTVTGGLTIGEMRVSFDMTHTYVQDMTITLQGPPSIGSPIVTLLQQPCGDNDDISCRFIDSGSPPACTGVPAISGDIAPFSPLSDLNGLNADGVWTLLVDDPFNGDGGTISNFTIEICAVTASLSSNDNVFNSLSVFPNPAKGTVNIDLAGAVTGDTTYELFDVQGRKVITKVSSNNFETLNVENLSDGIYMLSIQNGSAKTTKKVVINN from the coding sequence ATGAAAATCAAAGTTTTACTGTTTATTTCTATACTTTTTTCTGTATTGGTTTTCTCTCAAACGAAAGAAGATGTAGATAAAATTATCAAGAATTACGATTTTGAAAAAATTAAAGAATTAGAAGTTACTTATAAAAAGAAAGAGGAAGCTGAGAAAAAGGCAGCATATGAAGCTGCAAAAATTAATGGATGGCCTGTTATTATTGAAAAAGAAGATGGGACCTTTCAAGAATTAATGAAATTAACCCCAGATGGTTATCCAGTTTATTATTCTACAAATAATGTTGCTGCTGCAAGATCAACTCGAACTAATTTTTTAAATACTGGAGGAGGTTTAGGACTTTCTTTGGATGGACAAAACATGGTTGCGAGAGTTTGGGACGGTGGTACTGCAAGAAGAACTCATAATGGATTTAGTGGAAGAGTTACTACTGTTGATGATATTTCAGGAACTTCTTATAGTAGTCATGCAACCCATGTTACAGGAACTATTCTTGCATTACCTTGGGATTTAACTTCAGCAAACGTTAAAGGTATGGCTACTCAAGCAACTGCTAGAACGTTCAATTGGGACAATGATGAATCAGAAGCTTTAAGTGAAGTTTTAGAAGGAATGACAATTTCTAATCATTCATATGGAGTGCCAATTGGTAGTGGTACTTCAGTTTTACCTGCATGGTATATTGGTGCATATACGGTTTCAGCAAGAAATTGGGACGAGATTACTTATTTAGCACCTTATTATTTACCTGTTATGTCAGCAGGAAATGATGGTCTTAATAATAATAATTCAAATCCAATTTCTATAGGTTTTGATAAATTAACTGGAAATAAAACATCAAAGAATACATTAATAGTAGCTAATGCTCAAGATGCAAATATAGCAACAGATGGATCTTTGATAAGTGTTTCAATTAATTCTGGCAGTAGTCAAGGCCCAACGGATGACAGAAGAATTAAACCAGATATTACGGGTAATGGTACTGGAGTAACATCTGTAATTTCAACAAATAATACCGCAACAGATACTTATTCAGGGACATCTATGTCTAGCCCAAATGTAGCGGGAACATTATTATTATTGCAACAACATTATAAAAATTTAACAAATAGTTTTATGAAATCTGCAACTTTGCGAGGATTAGCTTGCCATACTGCTGATGATGCTGGTGTAGTAGGTCCTGATCCTAGATTTGGTTGGGGACTTTTAAATGCAAAAAAAGCAGTAGAAACAATTTCAGGAAATGGATTAAATTCTTGGATTTCAGAAAATAAATTATTGCAAGATGAAATATTTACTATGACTGTTACCTCAGAAGGGGGTGTATCAAATCCATTAATTGCTTCTATAACATGGACAGATTTACCAGGAGAAGCTAATTATGGTAATTTAGGAGATAATTATTCCGAACCAGTATTAGTCAATGATTTAGACATCAGAATCACAAAAGATGGAGTTACAACTTTTTATCCTTGGAAATTACCATCAAATCCTAGTTCTTTAGCCATAAGAAGTTCAGATAATAATGTTGATAATATTGAAATAATTAAAATTGATAATCCAACTGCTGGTGATTATGTTATTTCAGTATCACACAAGGGAACATTAGTATCAGGGTCTCAAAACTATTCATTAATTGTTACTGGAATTACATCTAATTTTGGGATTATTTCAAATTCTGATGATGTTGAATTATGTGAAAATCAGTCTGCAACTTATACTTTTGATTATATTCAAAATAGGACGACTACAACAACTAATTTTTCACCTATAGGTATTCCTGCAGGGGCAAATTATTCTATTTCGCCAACAAGTTTAAGTTCAAATGGTACTGTAACATTAACAGTTTCTAATTTACCTGCTGTTACACCTGGTGAATATAGTGTGGGTATCGTTGGAAATAATGGAATTGAAACAGAAACAAGAACTAAATTTTTGAAACTTTATAGTGGAACTTTTGCTCCAGTATCTATTTTATCACCTACTAATGGTTTTAATGGTACAGCAACTACTGTTAATCTTCGTTGGCAACCAAATTCAAATGTTGAAAATCATTTGGTTCAAGTGTCAACTAGTCCTACTTTTTCTTCATATGTAGTAAATCAATCTACATCAAATTCAAATTATATTGTTTCTGGTTTAAATCAAGATACAATGTATTATTGGAGAATTGTACCTTCTAATAGATGTGGTGCTGAAAATGAAAATTCGGCAGTTGTAAATTCATTTAGAACCGGAATATTATCTTGTGGAAATACTTTTTCTGCTACTGATTTTTCAGATGCTGTATTGGCAGATGTTGCTAATTCATCAGCAAGTGTACCTGTAACTGTTACGGGTGGTTTAACAATTGGTGAAATGAGAGTTTCATTTGATATGACACATACTTATGTTCAAGATATGACAATAACATTACAAGGACCTCCTTCTATTGGCAGCCCTATTGTAACTTTATTGCAACAACCATGTGGAGACAATGACGATATTAGTTGTAGATTTATTGATTCTGGATCACCACCAGCATGTACAGGTGTTCCTGCTATTTCTGGTGATATTGCACCATTTTCTCCTTTAAGTGATTTGAATGGTTTAAATGCAGATGGTGTATGGACACTATTGGTAGATGATCCATTTAATGGAGATGGTGGAACTATTTCTAATTTCACAATTGAAATATGTGCTGTAACTGCATCATTAAGTTCAAATGATAATGTATTTAATTCGTTAAGTGTTTTCCCTAACCCAGCAAAAGGAACTGTTAATATTGATTTAGCAGGAGCTGTTACAGGAGATACTACTTATGAATTATTTGATGTTCAAGGAAGAAAAGTTATTACTAAAGTTTCTTCAAATAATTTCGAAACATTAAACGTTGAAAATTTATCTGACGGAATTTATATGTTGAGCATTCAAAATGGAAGTGCAAAAACAACGAAAAAAGTGGTTATTAATAATTAA
- a CDS encoding 3'-5' exonuclease, translating into MIEKINLNNILFLDIETVPEYHNYRGLDHETQQLWEQKTQYQRKDEVSGEDFYERAGIWAEFGKIITISVGYFVNKADIRNFRVTSFWGDEKKILQDFSNLLNTHFNGVQHLLCGHNAKEFDIPFIARRMIINGIALPNKLNLFGKKPWEVPHLDTLELWKFGDYKHFTSLKLLTKVLGIPSPKDDIDGSEVAHVYYVENDIDRIITYCEKDVIAVAQIFLRLRREDLLVEEEIIHV; encoded by the coding sequence ATGATAGAGAAAATAAATTTAAATAACATTTTATTTTTGGATATTGAAACGGTTCCTGAATATCACAATTATAGAGGATTAGATCATGAAACCCAACAACTTTGGGAACAAAAAACTCAATACCAAAGAAAAGATGAAGTTTCTGGTGAAGATTTTTATGAGCGTGCTGGAATTTGGGCCGAATTTGGAAAAATCATCACAATTTCCGTAGGATATTTTGTTAACAAAGCGGATATCCGAAACTTTCGTGTTACTAGTTTTTGGGGTGATGAAAAAAAAATATTACAAGATTTTTCAAATTTATTAAATACCCATTTCAATGGAGTACAACACCTTTTGTGTGGACACAATGCTAAAGAGTTTGATATCCCATTTATAGCAAGAAGAATGATTATAAACGGAATTGCTTTACCTAACAAACTAAATTTATTTGGTAAAAAGCCATGGGAAGTTCCACACTTAGATACTCTAGAATTATGGAAATTTGGTGATTACAAACATTTCACTTCATTAAAACTATTAACTAAAGTTTTAGGAATTCCTTCTCCAAAAGACGATATCGATGGTAGCGAAGTAGCTCATGTTTATTACGTTGAAAATGATATCGACCGAATCATAACTTACTGCGAAAAAGACGTTATTGCTGTAGCTCAAATTTTCTTAAGATTAAGACGTGAGGATTTGTTGGTGGAAGAAGAAATAATACATGTATAA
- a CDS encoding serine hydrolase domain-containing protein, with product MKFLVKFFKWFIIVLASIILLMYIFNVDYLLRAVKTIYFKGYTTAFLEDYKEFPNREIKKGIAQPWAIATDYNTIPATETLQKTHKELQTIAYLIIKNDSIWHESYFDGFDKNAKTNSFSMAKSIVTMAMGKAIMEGKIKSLDQKVIDFFPELKGQFAKEVTVGDLSSMASGLSWDEKYYSPFSIVTRAYFDDNLKEIILGLEINEKPGQSFKYLSGATQLLAMCIEKATGEHLSDYVSKHFWQPMGAENEALWQLDEAPDGIEKAYCCIASNARDFARFGKLYLNNGKWNDKEILDSTFVKKCITPRFEKSPEYGYGWWMHNFLGKDLYYMRGHLGQFVIVIPEDKLIIVRLGHLKGIQTTYDPHSEDLYVYVEEAYNMLEKKKKK from the coding sequence ATGAAATTTTTAGTAAAATTCTTCAAATGGTTTATCATTGTCCTAGCTAGCATCATATTATTGATGTATATTTTTAATGTTGATTATCTATTAAGGGCTGTGAAAACAATATACTTTAAAGGATATACAACTGCATTTCTTGAAGATTATAAAGAATTTCCTAATCGAGAAATTAAAAAAGGAATTGCACAACCTTGGGCAATTGCAACAGACTATAATACAATTCCAGCAACTGAAACACTTCAAAAGACTCATAAAGAACTTCAAACCATAGCTTATTTAATTATAAAAAATGATAGTATTTGGCATGAAAGTTACTTTGATGGATTTGATAAAAACGCTAAAACCAACTCTTTCTCAATGGCAAAAAGTATTGTTACTATGGCCATGGGGAAAGCTATAATGGAAGGAAAAATTAAAAGTTTAGATCAAAAAGTAATTGATTTTTTTCCTGAATTAAAAGGCCAATTTGCAAAAGAAGTCACCGTGGGTGATTTATCTTCAATGGCATCTGGTTTAAGTTGGGACGAAAAATATTATAGCCCATTTTCAATTGTAACACGTGCTTATTTTGATGACAATTTAAAAGAAATCATTTTAGGTTTAGAAATCAACGAAAAACCTGGGCAATCTTTTAAATACTTAAGTGGTGCTACTCAATTATTAGCAATGTGCATTGAAAAAGCCACTGGAGAACATTTATCAGATTATGTTTCGAAACATTTTTGGCAACCAATGGGAGCAGAAAACGAAGCTTTATGGCAATTAGACGAAGCACCTGATGGAATAGAAAAAGCCTATTGTTGTATAGCAAGTAATGCAAGAGATTTTGCACGATTTGGTAAACTATATCTAAACAATGGTAAATGGAATGATAAGGAAATTTTAGATAGTACATTTGTGAAAAAATGTATTACTCCTCGTTTTGAAAAAAGCCCAGAATATGGCTACGGTTGGTGGATGCACAACTTTTTAGGTAAAGATTTATATTATATGCGAGGACATTTAGGGCAATTTGTCATTGTAATACCTGAAGACAAATTAATTATTGTGCGATTAGGCCATTTAAAAGGAATACAAACTACATATGATCCTCATAGTGAAGATTTATACGTTTACGTTGAAGAAGCTTACAATATGCTTGAAAAAAAGAAAAAGAAATAA
- a CDS encoding methylated-DNA--[protein]-cysteine S-methyltransferase: METIYINTPIGIMKLQGNESGISKICLLNEAIEISTKIPKIFNSSIQQLNEYFEGKRTHFTFQINPIGTEFQKKVWQELINIPYGKTCSYLELSKKLGDVKAIRAVAAANGKNPLLIIIPCHRVIGSDGSLTGYAGGLWRKKWLLHHENPLKQESLF, translated from the coding sequence ATGGAAACGATTTATATAAATACTCCTATTGGAATAATGAAATTACAAGGCAATGAAAGTGGAATTTCAAAAATTTGCCTGCTTAATGAAGCAATAGAAATATCAACTAAAATACCTAAGATATTTAATTCTTCAATCCAACAACTTAATGAGTATTTTGAAGGGAAAAGAACACATTTTACTTTTCAAATTAACCCCATTGGTACTGAATTCCAGAAAAAAGTTTGGCAAGAATTAATTAATATTCCATATGGGAAAACATGTTCATATTTAGAATTATCAAAAAAATTAGGAGATGTAAAAGCCATTCGTGCTGTTGCAGCTGCAAATGGTAAAAATCCCCTATTAATAATAATACCTTGTCATCGAGTTATTGGAAGCGATGGTTCTTTAACTGGTTATGCAGGAGGTTTATGGCGAAAAAAATGGTTATTGCATCATGAAAACCCTTTAAAACAAGAAAGTTTATTTTAG
- a CDS encoding DUF1573 domain-containing protein, translating into MKSIKLSIFAVLLASASFAQVKDAKIAPSKELKTETAKVVQATPAEVKATPIPSTIKWDQEMHDFGEIEKGKPVTYEFSFTNNTKETVLITNVRPACGCTAANYTKTPIKPGEKGMVAATFNAANVGVFQKSVTITTNENGVDAVKTLSFKGKVLDPNSDKKEEIKS; encoded by the coding sequence ATGAAATCAATTAAATTATCAATTTTTGCAGTTCTTTTGGCTTCTGCTTCTTTTGCACAAGTTAAAGATGCTAAGATAGCTCCTTCAAAAGAATTAAAAACAGAAACAGCAAAAGTAGTTCAAGCAACTCCTGCTGAAGTTAAAGCAACACCAATACCATCAACAATTAAGTGGGATCAGGAAATGCATGATTTTGGTGAAATTGAAAAAGGAAAACCTGTTACTTATGAATTTTCTTTTACAAACAATACTAAAGAAACTGTATTAATTACAAATGTAAGACCAGCTTGTGGTTGTACTGCTGCTAATTACACTAAAACACCTATTAAACCAGGTGAAAAAGGAATGGTTGCTGCAACTTTTAATGCTGCAAATGTTGGTGTATTTCAAAAATCTGTTACCATTACAACTAATGAAAATGGTGTAGATGCAGTTAAAACCTTATCTTTTAAAGGTAAAGTTCTAGATCCAAATTCAGACAAAAAAGAAGAGATAAAATCATAA
- a CDS encoding sensor histidine kinase yields MKFTRFNTIIIIGFLAIVGVIVMQLFLLNQAYIFEKKDMEDKIHFALQDVVEKIYRDNKSELPITNPIKKVSENYFIVNVNDVFENQILEEYLKIEFEKVKLELDFEYAIYDCSSDEMVYGNYISIDGKPEKFCADCFPKNNELTYYFAVRFPNLKQTYFKSISQYWIFTGVLFFVLIIYVYSVLLMLQQKKYTDLQKDFINNMTHEFKTPLASILIASNYANTQKEINENPKLSKYIQIIINQSNKLNQHIEKILYVAKTESKQIVLNKTKVNIASLIDLVKDNIVLKHQKEMHINIEFQRDYFVIADEFHLYNVVYNILDNAVKYSIQTPEIHITSKENSRGLVLHFSDNGSGIPDNDLPFIFDKFYRVARQDSKDIEGFGIGLSYVKRVCEWHKWKVEAKNNIEKGITITIQINKKDYE; encoded by the coding sequence ATGAAATTCACTAGATTTAATACCATTATTATCATTGGCTTTTTAGCAATTGTTGGCGTAATTGTTATGCAATTGTTTTTATTAAATCAAGCCTATATATTTGAAAAAAAGGACATGGAAGATAAAATCCATTTTGCTTTACAAGATGTGGTTGAAAAAATATACAGAGATAATAAATCAGAATTACCAATAACAAATCCTATAAAAAAAGTATCTGAGAATTATTTTATTGTAAATGTAAACGATGTTTTTGAAAATCAAATTTTAGAAGAATATTTAAAAATTGAATTTGAAAAAGTTAAATTAGAATTGGATTTTGAGTATGCTATATACGATTGTAGCTCTGATGAAATGGTTTATGGAAATTATATCTCTATAGACGGGAAACCCGAAAAATTTTGCGCCGATTGTTTTCCTAAGAATAATGAACTTACATATTATTTTGCCGTTCGATTTCCAAACTTAAAACAAACATATTTCAAAAGCATATCGCAATATTGGATATTTACAGGTGTTTTGTTTTTTGTTTTAATCATTTATGTTTATTCCGTTTTGCTCATGTTACAGCAAAAAAAATATACCGATTTACAAAAAGATTTTATTAATAATATGACGCATGAGTTTAAAACTCCTTTAGCATCTATATTAATAGCGTCTAATTATGCTAATACACAAAAAGAAATTAATGAAAACCCAAAATTGTCTAAATACATCCAAATTATTATTAATCAAAGTAATAAACTAAATCAGCATATTGAGAAAATTTTATACGTTGCTAAAACCGAAAGCAAACAAATTGTATTAAATAAAACAAAAGTCAATATTGCTTCTTTAATAGACTTGGTAAAAGACAATATCGTATTAAAGCATCAAAAAGAAATGCATATCAATATTGAATTTCAACGCGATTATTTTGTTATTGCTGATGAATTTCATTTATATAATGTAGTGTATAACATATTGGATAATGCGGTAAAATATTCCATTCAAACACCAGAAATACATATAACATCTAAAGAAAATTCTAGAGGGTTGGTATTACATTTTTCTGATAATGGTAGCGGTATTCCCGATAACGATTTACCTTTTATTTTTGATAAATTCTATAGAGTTGCAAGACAAGATAGCAAAGATATAGAAGGATTTGGAATAGGACTTTCTTATGTCAAACGTGTTTGCGAATGGCATAAATGGAAAGTAGAAGCTAAAAACAACATTGAAAAAGGAATTACAATAACCATTCAAATAAATAAAAAAGATTATGAGTAA
- a CDS encoding response regulator transcription factor — translation MSKKRILYVEDDETLAFLTADNLEQHFDVTHCANGKEAFQLFCKESFDLCVLDIMLPEMDGFEIATEIRKRNQEIPIIFLSAKTMKDDRIKGLKLGADDYLVKPYSIEELILKIEIFLNRSQKSTDNSHQKQYTFGSFQFEPENYLLKNENQSITLTEREASLLKLFLDNPNTVLKREKILMELWGSDDYFLGRSLDVFISRLRKIIKEETHVRIENIPRVGFKLVVE, via the coding sequence ATGAGTAAGAAACGCATTTTATATGTTGAAGACGATGAAACCTTAGCGTTTTTAACTGCTGATAATTTAGAACAACATTTTGATGTTACTCATTGCGCTAATGGAAAAGAAGCTTTTCAATTATTTTGCAAAGAATCATTTGATTTATGTGTTTTGGATATCATGTTGCCTGAAATGGATGGTTTTGAAATTGCTACCGAAATAAGAAAGCGCAATCAAGAAATCCCAATAATTTTTCTATCTGCTAAAACAATGAAAGATGACCGAATTAAAGGTTTGAAATTGGGAGCCGACGATTATTTAGTGAAACCGTATTCGATTGAAGAATTAATATTAAAAATCGAAATTTTCTTAAACCGAAGTCAAAAATCAACTGATAATTCGCATCAAAAACAATATACTTTTGGAAGTTTTCAATTTGAACCCGAAAATTATTTGTTGAAAAATGAGAATCAAAGCATTACGTTAACCGAAAGAGAAGCATCGCTTTTAAAATTGTTTTTAGACAATCCGAATACGGTTTTAAAACGCGAAAAAATCTTGATGGAATTATGGGGAAGTGATGATTATTTCCTAGGCAGAAGTTTGGATGTATTTATTTCAAGATTGCGAAAAATCATAAAAGAAGAAACCCACGTGAGAATTGAAAACATTCCGCGCGTGGGCTTTAAATTGGTGGTCGAATAA
- a CDS encoding c-type cytochrome, whose amino-acid sequence MKLVLKSFAVFALAISLTNCGDKKETDPYGNPVKEKTEATTDTTVDPLFAKGQELFEGKGTCTACHKADTKVIGPAIKDIAKIYKEKGASIAAFINEEGEPIVDPSQYETMKTNFTITKAMTAEERKALEVYMMSFE is encoded by the coding sequence ATGAAACTTGTTTTAAAATCTTTTGCTGTTTTTGCCTTAGCGATTTCGTTAACCAATTGTGGCGATAAAAAAGAAACCGACCCTTACGGAAATCCCGTTAAAGAAAAAACTGAGGCAACAACGGATACTACAGTTGATCCATTATTTGCAAAAGGACAAGAACTTTTTGAAGGAAAAGGAACTTGTACTGCTTGTCACAAAGCTGACACAAAAGTAATTGGACCAGCAATAAAAGATATCGCTAAAATTTACAAAGAAAAAGGAGCTAGCATTGCTGCTTTCATCAACGAAGAAGGCGAACCTATAGTTGACCCATCACAATATGAAACTATGAAAACTAACTTTACTATCACAAAAGCCATGACGGCTGAAGAACGTAAAGCTTTAGAAGTTTATATGATGAGTTTCGAATAA
- the hemB gene encoding porphobilinogen synthase — protein MFPIHRGRRLRVNESIRSLVRETSLSPADFMFPMFIMEGENTKVEIPSMPGIFRRTLDLTVEEVKELFALGIRAVNIYVKVSDDLKDNTGKEAWNDNGLMQRAIRAIKAACPEMIVMPDVALDPYSIYGHDGIIEKGDVANDATNDALVKMAVSHAKAGADFVAPSDMMDGRVLRLRQGLDTAGFHNVGIMSYSAKYASAFYGPFRDALDSAPKDADVEVPKDKKTYQMDYANRIEAVKEALWDVEEGADMVMVKPGIAYLDIVREVKNAVDVPVTVFHVSGEYAMIKAASERGWLDHDKIMMEQLMCIKRAGASLISTYFAKEAAILLNKK, from the coding sequence ATGTTTCCAATACACAGAGGTCGTCGTTTACGAGTAAACGAATCTATAAGAAGTTTAGTTCGCGAAACCAGCTTGAGTCCAGCTGATTTTATGTTTCCAATGTTTATTATGGAAGGTGAAAATACAAAAGTAGAAATCCCTTCTATGCCAGGAATTTTCCGTCGTACATTAGATTTAACGGTGGAAGAAGTGAAAGAATTATTCGCTTTAGGAATTCGTGCCGTAAATATTTATGTAAAAGTTAGCGATGATTTAAAAGATAATACTGGTAAAGAAGCCTGGAACGACAATGGTTTGATGCAAAGAGCCATTCGTGCTATTAAAGCAGCTTGTCCTGAAATGATTGTAATGCCTGATGTAGCGTTAGACCCATATTCAATTTATGGTCACGATGGAATTATCGAAAAAGGTGATGTGGCTAACGATGCTACCAATGATGCTTTAGTAAAAATGGCGGTTTCTCATGCAAAAGCTGGTGCCGATTTCGTTGCACCAAGTGATATGATGGATGGTCGTGTTTTGCGTTTACGTCAAGGTTTAGATACAGCAGGATTTCACAATGTTGGCATTATGAGTTATTCGGCAAAATATGCTTCTGCTTTTTATGGTCCGTTTAGAGATGCTTTAGATTCGGCTCCAAAAGATGCTGATGTTGAAGTACCGAAAGACAAAAAAACCTATCAAATGGATTACGCTAATCGCATCGAAGCAGTTAAAGAAGCACTATGGGATGTAGAAGAAGGTGCTGATATGGTGATGGTTAAGCCAGGAATCGCTTATTTGGATATTGTTCGTGAAGTGAAAAATGCTGTGGATGTTCCGGTAACGGTTTTCCATGTTTCAGGAGAATATGCCATGATTAAAGCGGCGTCAGAAAGAGGTTGGTTAGACCATGACAAAATTATGATGGAGCAATTAATGTGTATCAAAAGAGCGGGTGCGAGTTTGATTTCGACTTATTTTGCAAAAGAGGCAGCGATTTTGTTAAATAAAAAGTAA